Below is a genomic region from Gammaproteobacteria bacterium.
GCTTGCTGATTCCAGGGTTCGCCAACGCAATAACCGTAGATCGTGCCAGCTTCCATTGTCGATGGCATTTGCGGCGGCGGGGTTACAGATAACAACACGTCGGCGTTAAGATTACCGGAGGTATCACCTTTTTGTGGAGCATAATAGCCGGGATGAATACCGCCCGCAGCTAACCAATAGCGCAACTCATAGTTGTGAGTAGAAACAGGAAACACCATACCCATTTTAAAGGGTTTGCCTTCATCCTTGTATTTATCAACTACAGGCTTTAACGAATCTGCCTTGATAGGATGCACCGGCTTGCCGTTTTTATGCGGAACGTGTTTTTTCATTTCTGCCCAAACAGCATTGGAAACCGTAATACCGTTGCCGTTAAGATCCATGGACAGCGCAGTTACAATGTGATTCTGAGTACCAAAACCTATCGTCGCCCCCAGCGGTTGTCCCGCCAGCATATGCGCACCATCCAACTCACCATCAATCACCCGATCCAGCAACACTTTCCAATTTGCCTGCGCTTCCAACGTGACATACAGTCCTTCATCCTTGAAGTATCCCTTTTCATAGGCAATGGCCAGCGGTGCCATATCGGTCAGTTTGATAAAGCCAAACTTGAGATCTTCTTTCTCCAGATTTTCAACAGCGTAGCTGGCACTGCTTGGAAACAGTGCTGCGACGCTAACAACCAGTGACGAGATAACTGCGACAGAGGCTTTCTTCATAAATCGATGATGATTTTTTGCCTTCATTTTCTTACTCAGAGACATGCTCTACTCCATTCATTTCGTTTTGCAAAAAAAAACGCCCATTCACTACCACAGAAAAATTCTGTGACGTGAATGGACGCCGTTGTCCATCAATGCAAACCGCCGTTGGCTTGCTGATTAATTTTTCCGTAAGCTCGCCCTACCTCGAGCATGCTCCAAATCGGATAATCACTGAACTCTATTGAGCAATGGCTATGCCAATACCTGTTTTATGTCCGCAACCCCTTGTTGTTCAACAAGATCACATGCCATCGTCTGAAATAGCACTATCTTTCATCCATAAAAAATCCCCGCGTTTGCGGGGATCTGCACTATTTTCGCTCACACTGACTTTGCAAACGCACCAAAATAGTTTATTTGAAGTTTGCCTGCAGCATTAACCAAACCTTGTCGGTATCTGTCTGCCAGGTATCTGCGCGATAGCTGGCGTATTTGGCCATCGCCATGTAGCCTTTGCCAAATTTTTTCGCTGCCTGCAAATTCAACTCATCACCATATCGTGCACTTACCTTGTCGGCGTTGTACTCATGGTAAACCGCAGTTAAGTCAACACCTGACAAATTGCCTCCAATACTGACGTAGCTATCGACCAGACCATTGGCCGGAGTATTTAGAAACTTATCCGCCCAACCATTAAACGCATGTGCGGTTGCCAGTGGCGTACTAAACGCACTACCATCGGCCCCCAGCGTTTCCAACCCAAACTTGGTGACAATACCACTGACTTCCGCCCCCAGTTCCAGCAGGCTATAGTCTGCATCAATCGTTGCAGCGCCTTGCTCGTAGTCGCTTTGACTGGCAAATTCTGCGGTATAAAGGGCTTTCATTGAGTCGTTCAGTTTTGTTCCTCCAGCGAAACGTGCTCCTAGTGTTTTGTTGGATGCCGCAGGTGTGTCGACTAAATCAAGAAAATACCCGTAGAGCGTTATCTTTCCCGCATCAAAACCCTCATAACCGATATTCAGCAAATGCGTTTTGGTATCGATATCACCCTTGCTTGATGTGCCACCAAAGATTCGATTGACGTTGCGTATATAACCGTAAGCAATGCTGGTATCTGCCAACGATCGATTGACCACGGTGAGGCCATCATAGGTTTGCTCATTCTGACGCCAGCCGACGTTGCCGATAAAACGAGCGTTATCGAAAACTACCCTCTGGCGACCGAGCGTCAGCGTCGTCTTATCAATCCCGCTGTAGCTAATATTGACTTGATTAACTTCAGTACCTTCAGGATCAACAACCACCGGATAGCTGGTTTTCGCCGAAGACAAGCCTGTACCATCGTTATATTTAACCTGACCAAGCGCAGTGACATTGTCAAACTCCATAAAAGCGGCAAAATCGTTGAACCCTGCCGTTGCGTAGTTAAGACGCGTGCGCAATGTTGAGGCTGCTGCCTTCTCACTGATGCCCGTCTGATCAACGGTCTCGTAGCGATAGCGCAATTCAACCCCAGCCTTTCCGCCGACAACCGCTTCATAAAGCGGATCTGCATTCGCACTGTTTTGGTAACCCGCCAGTATTGCCAAAGGAAACAGCAGTGCTGGAGTGATATTGAACCGTTTTGTTTTACGTTGTTGCTTCATTGATTTTCCTTCCTGCAGTGCAAAAAAAAACGCCCACCCACCAATGACACAAATTGTGTCTGGTGAATGGACGCCGTTGTCCAAATATTCGCTGCTTAAAATCTCATAACAGCATTTGTTTTATATCAGCACACTATGTGACAAACCACTAACTTGTTGTTTTACCGAAACCAGTGATCAATGAGCTAGATTAATCTGGCGCCAAAAGAGCCACATCAGTGCAACAAACAAATAATAAGCGCATCATTAACGTGCAGAGCGAACATCTAAAATTGATAACCTTTTGGAATAACAACCACACCGCCTGCCGACACATCAAATCGCTTCATATCAACATTGACATCAAATCCAATCACTTCGCCATCTGGAATTTCAACACCTTTATCGATGATGCACTTATTAAGATGGACACCACGACCAACCTTGACGCCTTCAAATAGCAGAGACTCATACACGTGCGATTCATCGCCGACATAAACGTTATTAAACAAAATTGAACGCTGCGCACTGGCACCAGAAATTACCGTTCCACTAGAGACTATTGAATTGATCGCCAGACCTTCACTACCACCATCCCCGGACACCGTGCGCGCTGGCGGATATTGCCCGGAATAGGTGCGAATAGGCCATTCCACCTGATAAAGGTTCATCGGAGGCACCTGATCCAGCAAATCCATATTGGCTTTATAATAGGCATCAATAGTTCCAACATCGCGCCAATAATTGTCTGGAGTAACTCGCCCGGTCTCGCCACCGAATCGGTAGCCAAACACCTTGCTGGAATGAATCATTTTTGGAATGATGTCTTTGCCAAAATCATGAGATGAATTTTCATCCGCATGATCTTCAGTCAACACATCCAACAATCGGTTGGTTGAAAAAATATAAATTCCCATCGACGCTAATGCTCGATCGTTACTGCCAGGCATGGGAGCAGGATTGGCGGGTTTTTCGACAAAACTTTCAATGCACATATTGTCATCGAGCGCCATGATGCCAAACTGTTTACCCTCCTCGAGGGCGACATCCATACAGGCGACAGTGAGATCAGCATCATTTTGCTGGTAAAACGCCATCATCGGCGCATAGTCCATCCGATAAATATGATCACCCGGCAAAATCATAATATGCTCGGCACCACTACGTTGTAGTAGATATAAATTCTGGTAAATCGCATCTGCAGTGCCCGCATACCATCGCTCTCCAGTACGCATCTGCGGTGGCACCAGCGTTATATACTCACCCAACTCCGGATTAAATATCGACCACCCATCACGCACATGTTTCTGCAGAGAGTGTGATTTATATTGCGTCAACACCAAAACCCGACGTATACCAGAACGCAGACAATTGGTAAGAACAAAGTCGATAATGCGATATTTTCCACCAAAAGGAACGGCAGGCTTTGCTCTGTCTTCAGTCAGTGGATGCAAACGTGACCCCATGCCTCCGGCCAATATAATTGCCAACGTTTTTTCCAACATTGTCTTTTCCACTTCCATAGTGTAACAGCCTCATCACCATTGATGAGATATCAGAGCTGCTTCAACGATTTTTAGCCAAACATGTCGGCCACACTGATAATACTTCTCGCCACGTCAGCAAGGCGTTTATTTTGACTCATCGCGGTTTTACGCAGCGTATTGTAGGCTTCATCTTCACTGAAATTTCGCTGACGCATCAAAATACCTTTGGCTCGCTCTATATCCTTGCGTTCAGAAAGCGCTTGTTTACTGGCCAAAATTTCATCCTGCAACAGGCGAAATTGTTCAAAGCGCGCTTGTGCCACTTCCAGAATTGGCTTTATCCGTTCTACTGAAAGTCCATCGATGATATATGCACAAATCCCCAGCTTAACCACATCGGAACTACGAACCACGCCTTCACGCTGCGCAAAAATAACGATAGGCAAGGCATGATGCTGAACAATTTGCCGCAGCGCCTTCATCATGTCGAAAGAAACCGCTTCGACATTAACAATAATCAGCTCTACGTCAACCAACTTTATCCGCCCGGCAATTAGCCAAGATACGTCATTGTTAGAAACAACCCTATTGCCATCATTGACGACCGCCCTGCGCAGGACGTCTGAGCTTGAAAGGGATTCGTCTATGAGCAATACGTTCATGGGTAAACATCTCAAGTCTATTTACCGTCAGACGGCAATAGCTATGCCAATGCTGGAAATTTGAGATAACTGCGTATTTTTATTTGGTTTTATCAAAACAACTCACCCTCCTGGAACAGGGCATAAATTATTTTTTGCACTGATAGCAGGCGAGGATTTGTCTCGCCTGCACCAAAAGAGTGATCGCGCCCCAACACAACAAGCGCTTCTGGAGAAATTGATTTATGGCTGCGGAATAAGAGAGCTTTCCACTTCGTTTTTGTCAAACCGTGACAATTAAAAAAGCCCAGCAGAAACAATATCTACTGGGCTTGTGTTTACAAAACTACGATAGGTGAACTCTAGAACGGGATATCGTCGTCGAAATCGCTAAAATCTACGGCAGCCGGCGCATTATCGCCGTACTGATTTTGCGAAGACTGGGCACCCGCTTTCTGCCGGGATTGCTGCTGCGGCGCGTTCGAGTAGCCTTGTTGCGGCGCTGCACCGCCCATGTCGGCTGCACCGGCTCCGCGACCGTCCAGCATTTGCATTTCGCTGGCAACGATCTCAGTGGTGAAACGATCCTGGCCGTTGTTGTCCTGCCATTTGCGTGTTTGCAGCTTGCCTTCGATGTACACTTTGGAGCCTTTGCGCAGGTATTCGCCGGCAATTTCGCCCAAACGGTTGAACATCACCACCCGGTGCCACTCGGTGCGTTCCTGGTTTTGGCCGGACGCCTTGTCTTTCCACGTTTCGGAGGTAGCGATGGTCAAATTCGCCACTGCTCCACCTGACGGCATGTACCGCACCTCTGGATCTTTACCTAGGTTGCCCACCAAAATCACTTTATTCACGCCACGCGCCATACTGTCACCCTTCACTCCGGAGCCCCATAAGCCCCGGCAATCGCCATAAAATTCAGTCAGTTATCATCAATAATCATGACTTTGCCGCCATTAGCCAGCGCCGCAAAGCCGGTGCTAATAGTCGCATTTTTTGGCCGCCGTTGCCACCACCGAAACCGGCGGGCACGGACATTCCCTGCAATTATTTGCCTGAGAAAAACCGCGATTTGACCAAAAATACCAAACCGACGACCACCAGCGCCCAAAACAGCCAGCCCAGCGGTACATGCCCCAATCCCATTCCCCAGCCTACGTCTTGTTGTGCCATCATGATCCTGTCTCCGTCGTTGCCCCGCCGCCGGCGGGGGTCAAACCATCAGTGCTGGTGGGCACTGCCGTCTTTGTGCAGGTGGATAACCGACTCGCCCGTTTCGCCGCCTTCCTCGCTCATATTTTCACCGTCACCGGCAGGGTGCGAATCCAGATTGTCATGCCCATGACCACCATCGGCGTGATCATGACCCGCGGCATGGTCGTGCTCCGCCGCGTCCGGCAGGGACATTACCCCCAGACCATGGCGATACACCAGCTCAGCGCCGTGCCACGCAGTCGACGCCAACAGGCCACCGGCGACCAACAAGGCCAGCAAAAATGGCGCCGACGCCTCTTTCACCTTCAGGCGCTGCATGAACGACCAAATCGCCAGCGCCGCAAAAAACAGAATCGTCGGCAGCGCCAGATTGCGGTGCTCGATCATCGCCAGGTGCGAAGGGGTGTCATGGGCCACGGTATTGAACGCATAGATGCC
It encodes:
- a CDS encoding ABC transporter substrate-binding protein, producing the protein MKKASVAVISSLVVSVAALFPSSASYAVENLEKEDLKFGFIKLTDMAPLAIAYEKGYFKDEGLYVTLEAQANWKVLLDRVIDGELDGAHMLAGQPLGATIGFGTQNHIVTALSMDLNGNGITVSNAVWAEMKKHVPHKNGKPVHPIKADSLKPVVDKYKDEGKPFKMGMVFPVSTHNYELRYWLAAGGIHPGYYAPQKGDTSGNLNADVLLSVTPPPQMPSTMEAGTIYGYCVGEPWNQQAVFKGIGVPVITDYEIWKNNPEKVFGVSKKWADENPNTHIAVVKAMIRAAYWLDEKNNGNRAEAVKILSRPNYVGADAKVIANSMTGTFEYEKGDKRAVPDFNVFFRYNATYPYYSDAVWYLTQMRRWGQIPDAKPDSWYMDIAKKVYRPDIYEKAAKELIAEGKLKASDFPNFATETGF
- a CDS encoding alginate export family protein, whose amino-acid sequence is MKQQRKTKRFNITPALLFPLAILAGYQNSANADPLYEAVVGGKAGVELRYRYETVDQTGISEKAAASTLRTRLNYATAGFNDFAAFMEFDNVTALGQVKYNDGTGLSSAKTSYPVVVDPEGTEVNQVNISYSGIDKTTLTLGRQRVVFDNARFIGNVGWRQNEQTYDGLTVVNRSLADTSIAYGYIRNVNRIFGGTSSKGDIDTKTHLLNIGYEGFDAGKITLYGYFLDLVDTPAASNKTLGARFAGGTKLNDSMKALYTAEFASQSDYEQGAATIDADYSLLELGAEVSGIVTKFGLETLGADGSAFSTPLATAHAFNGWADKFLNTPANGLVDSYVSIGGNLSGVDLTAVYHEYNADKVSARYGDELNLQAAKKFGKGYMAMAKYASYRADTWQTDTDKVWLMLQANFK
- the glgC gene encoding glucose-1-phosphate adenylyltransferase encodes the protein MLEKTLAIILAGGMGSRLHPLTEDRAKPAVPFGGKYRIIDFVLTNCLRSGIRRVLVLTQYKSHSLQKHVRDGWSIFNPELGEYITLVPPQMRTGERWYAGTADAIYQNLYLLQRSGAEHIMILPGDHIYRMDYAPMMAFYQQNDADLTVACMDVALEEGKQFGIMALDDNMCIESFVEKPANPAPMPGSNDRALASMGIYIFSTNRLLDVLTEDHADENSSHDFGKDIIPKMIHSSKVFGYRFGGETGRVTPDNYWRDVGTIDAYYKANMDLLDQVPPMNLYQVEWPIRTYSGQYPPARTVSGDGGSEGLAINSIVSSGTVISGASAQRSILFNNVYVGDESHVYESLLFEGVKVGRGVHLNKCIIDKGVEIPDGEVIGFDVNVDMKRFDVSAGGVVVIPKGYQF
- a CDS encoding ANTAR domain-containing protein, which produces MVDVELIIVNVEAVSFDMMKALRQIVQHHALPIVIFAQREGVVRSSDVVKLGICAYIIDGLSVERIKPILEVAQARFEQFRLLQDEILASKQALSERKDIERAKGILMRQRNFSEDEAYNTLRKTAMSQNKRLADVARSIISVADMFG
- the ssb gene encoding single-stranded DNA-binding protein; the protein is MARGVNKVILVGNLGKDPEVRYMPSGGAVANLTIATSETWKDKASGQNQERTEWHRVVMFNRLGEIAGEYLRKGSKVYIEGKLQTRKWQDNNGQDRFTTEIVASEMQMLDGRGAGAADMGGAAPQQGYSNAPQQQSRQKAGAQSSQNQYGDNAPAAVDFSDFDDDIPF
- a CDS encoding DUF2231 domain-containing protein, encoding MPEIIPNWHPMFVHFSVALLSLTVLLHLLTKVVGGALQNDVRLVARWCLWMGAVAALFTGATGIYAFNTVAHDTPSHLAMIEHRNLALPTILFFAALAIWSFMQRLKVKEASAPFLLALLVAGGLLASTAWHGAELVYRHGLGVMSLPDAAEHDHAAGHDHADGGHGHDNLDSHPAGDGENMSEEGGETGESVIHLHKDGSAHQH